From a single Gimesia fumaroli genomic region:
- a CDS encoding sugar kinase: MRVVTFGEVMLRLAPQNHLRVRQSIPGSLESTFGGGELNVAVSIAFQGGTSAFVTASPDNSITDCLIQEMGKTGVDASLIHRSSEGRFGIYFVETGANQRGGTVTYDREFSSIAVATPDLFDWDQVFEGATWFHITGITPAISQSAAQLSLKALQEAQQRNVTVSCDLNFRKKLWNWKANSKPIDLARETMQSLVPYVDLVIANEEDADLSLGIRAPESDVEAGELNVEGYRSVAKQIIEQYPNVKQVAITLRESLSASHNNWGAMLYDQRQQQAVFAPCDAAGNYASYQIRNIVDRVGAGDSFAGALIYALNTPELAAPETAIRYAVAASCLKHSIQGDFNYSTRSEIEALMSGGGSGRVQR; encoded by the coding sequence GTGCGCGTCGTTACTTTTGGTGAAGTGATGTTAAGGCTTGCCCCTCAAAACCATCTCAGAGTCAGACAGTCCATTCCAGGCAGTCTGGAGTCGACCTTTGGTGGGGGTGAACTAAATGTCGCGGTTTCTATTGCCTTTCAAGGTGGCACATCCGCATTTGTGACAGCCTCTCCTGATAATTCCATTACAGATTGCCTGATCCAGGAAATGGGGAAAACAGGCGTTGATGCCAGTCTGATTCATCGGAGTTCAGAGGGACGGTTCGGCATCTATTTCGTTGAAACGGGGGCCAATCAGCGAGGAGGAACAGTCACCTATGATCGTGAATTCAGTTCGATTGCTGTCGCGACTCCCGATTTATTTGACTGGGATCAGGTCTTTGAAGGAGCGACTTGGTTTCATATTACAGGCATTACTCCTGCCATCAGTCAATCGGCTGCTCAGTTATCACTGAAGGCACTACAGGAAGCACAGCAGCGGAATGTGACAGTGTCCTGTGATTTGAACTTTCGCAAGAAGCTCTGGAACTGGAAGGCAAATTCGAAACCGATAGATTTAGCCAGAGAGACGATGCAGTCTCTTGTGCCTTATGTTGATCTGGTGATCGCAAACGAAGAGGACGCAGATTTATCGTTGGGGATCAGAGCACCTGAGTCAGATGTAGAAGCGGGCGAATTGAATGTGGAAGGATATCGTTCCGTTGCAAAGCAGATAATAGAGCAATATCCGAATGTCAAACAGGTTGCCATTACGTTGCGCGAGAGTCTTTCTGCCAGCCATAATAACTGGGGAGCTATGTTATATGATCAGAGACAACAGCAGGCGGTATTTGCACCCTGCGACGCAGCAGGCAATTATGCCAGCTATCAGATTCGCAACATTGTTGATCGAGTCGGCGCGGGTGACTCTTTTGCCGGGGCATTAATTTATGCATTGAATACCCCGGAGCTTGCTGCACCGGAAACAGCCATTCGTTATGCGGTGGCCGCCAGTTGTTTGAAACACAGTATCCAGGGAGATTTTAACTACTCAACGCGTTCCGAAATTGAAGCGTTAATGTCTGGTGGTGGATCGGGGCGTGTGCAAAGATAG
- a CDS encoding sigma 54-interacting transcriptional regulator — MKRGSGRRTRLETRLNVLETPMFLVDASRTILFFNRGCEKILEWSAEDILGQTCDYAVDADADEFESVCNLLCPPPEVFKGTRAEVPRYLLSQSGKTFPCMIRYSPLLDEQQQTKLVLGILDHIEEPHTLPAASPSQQLHAELAALRLSLRNRFRFSTVIAKNEAMQRVLRQMELAIRASQPVHFSGETGTGKEHLARVIHFESEQRRKLFVPLNCDELPPRELKQTIKKIFQRDFEEAMPLEPGVIFLSQIESLTRDIQELILENHQSTTHKENIRLITASSYSLSDLLEQERILPEFFYQITTMEIEIPPLRERREDLELLAQHFLENENRYQQKQVSGFAPGVLSLFLDYFWPANLDELSRIIQAAFRATSETLITRESLPLRFNTGMDARSLGPALSPTMQTLEEKLRQVEEEQINHALALSKNNRTEAAKLLGLTRAKLYRRMDALDIRIGEEPASPQKDAKND; from the coding sequence ATGAAGCGAGGATCAGGGCGCCGTACTCGACTGGAAACCCGATTGAATGTCCTTGAGACGCCGATGTTTTTGGTCGATGCGTCGCGAACAATTCTGTTCTTTAATCGAGGCTGTGAAAAAATTCTGGAGTGGTCAGCCGAGGATATTCTGGGACAGACTTGCGACTATGCAGTGGATGCCGATGCTGATGAATTTGAATCCGTCTGCAATTTATTATGCCCCCCTCCTGAAGTCTTCAAGGGGACCAGGGCCGAGGTCCCCCGTTACTTGCTTTCACAGAGCGGGAAAACATTTCCATGTATGATTCGATATAGCCCCTTACTTGATGAGCAGCAACAGACAAAGCTGGTTCTGGGGATTCTAGATCACATTGAAGAGCCTCATACTTTACCTGCCGCTTCTCCCTCTCAACAGTTACACGCTGAATTAGCGGCCCTGCGTCTGTCACTTCGAAATCGGTTTCGGTTTTCTACGGTAATTGCGAAAAATGAAGCAATGCAGCGCGTCCTGCGTCAAATGGAGTTGGCTATCAGGGCGTCGCAGCCGGTCCACTTCAGCGGTGAAACCGGCACTGGGAAAGAGCACCTCGCGCGAGTCATTCATTTTGAAAGCGAGCAGCGAAGAAAACTATTTGTCCCCCTGAATTGTGACGAACTACCACCCCGGGAGTTAAAACAGACCATAAAGAAAATCTTTCAAAGAGATTTTGAAGAAGCGATGCCGCTCGAACCGGGAGTGATTTTTTTGTCGCAGATTGAATCTTTGACACGTGATATCCAAGAGCTGATCTTGGAAAATCATCAGTCAACGACTCACAAAGAGAACATACGATTGATCACAGCCAGTTCGTATTCCTTATCAGATCTATTAGAACAGGAACGGATTCTGCCAGAATTTTTCTATCAGATCACAACAATGGAAATCGAAATCCCTCCTTTACGCGAGAGAAGAGAGGATCTCGAACTGTTGGCCCAACATTTTCTGGAAAATGAAAATCGATATCAACAGAAACAGGTGAGTGGTTTTGCGCCAGGCGTACTCTCTCTCTTTCTGGATTATTTCTGGCCTGCGAATCTGGATGAACTATCCAGAATTATTCAGGCTGCATTCCGGGCAACATCAGAAACGCTGATTACCCGTGAATCATTGCCATTACGATTTAACACAGGGATGGATGCACGGTCGCTGGGCCCTGCTTTATCTCCCACGATGCAAACTCTGGAAGAAAAACTCCGTCAGGTTGAAGAAGAACAAATCAATCACGCCTTGGCACTTTCAAAAAATAATCGCACGGAAGCAGCAAAACTGCTGGGATTGACCAGAGCAAAATTGTACCGCCGGATGGATGCACTTGACATTCGTATCGGCGAGGAGCCGGCTTCACCCCAAAAGGATGCCAAAAATGATTGA
- a CDS encoding phosphoesterase gives MSDTEQQVEHVMVVPTLLFHEVGYFQGFNAEVEPYLKTLFDPNYISFRPRDTVEEDPSFKQLIPYCIFRHEGKIFYYTRGSKGGEQRLHSKRSIGIGGHISLEDDAKAGSTYREGMQREIDEEVAMDTKYTEECVGLINDDETEVGKVHLGIVHIFDLELPKVLPREESIIMTGFDSPEKLLQESDQFETWSQICLKGLFELS, from the coding sequence ATGTCAGATACGGAACAACAAGTGGAACACGTCATGGTAGTCCCGACGCTTCTTTTTCATGAAGTGGGTTATTTTCAAGGGTTTAACGCTGAGGTAGAGCCCTATTTGAAGACGTTGTTTGATCCAAATTATATCAGTTTTCGGCCTCGTGATACGGTGGAAGAAGACCCCAGTTTCAAACAGCTGATCCCTTATTGTATTTTTCGGCATGAGGGGAAGATCTTTTATTACACGCGTGGCTCCAAAGGTGGTGAGCAACGGTTGCATAGCAAGCGTTCGATCGGAATTGGCGGGCATATTTCGCTGGAAGATGATGCCAAAGCCGGTTCGACTTACCGGGAAGGAATGCAGCGCGAGATCGATGAAGAAGTTGCGATGGATACGAAGTATACAGAAGAGTGTGTCGGACTGATTAATGATGACGAAACAGAGGTCGGAAAGGTCCACTTAGGAATAGTTCACATTTTTGACCTGGAGTTGCCCAAAGTTCTACCCCGTGAAGAGTCGATTATAATGACAGGGTTTGACTCACCGGAAAAACTGTTACAAGAGTCAGATCAGTTTGAAACATGGTCTCAAATTTGTCTGAAGGGATTATTTGAGCTATCTTAA
- a CDS encoding zinc-dependent alcohol dehydrogenase family protein has product MREIRFEQFGEPADVLKICEVEAPVAKAGEVLVRMQASPVNPSDLLNIRGGYSTRPVLPATPGFEGVGIVESSGGGLRGTLFKGKRVIVLNRQTGNWAEKVAVSSQFVIPVSSKLSMEEAATFFVNPATAYLLVKQLLRIQKKQWLLQTAAASSVGKMIIRLGNHYGFPTLNVVRRHEQADQLKQIGAKHVIVFNAEHDNERILIDQIRKTIGSSPLQYVIDPVGGKTASSIVKVLGERARLILYGSLENAPLEFLSRELIRSGASIEGFWLAREMEAMSLPAKIKLISTLTRLIRSGILSTEVGAMFPLDQFAQAVTEAERKGRSGKVLLSFQQDA; this is encoded by the coding sequence ATGCGCGAAATTCGCTTTGAGCAATTTGGAGAACCGGCAGATGTCCTCAAAATTTGTGAGGTCGAAGCGCCTGTTGCCAAAGCGGGAGAAGTTCTAGTCCGAATGCAGGCCAGCCCTGTGAACCCTTCCGATTTATTGAATATTCGGGGAGGCTATTCAACGAGGCCTGTACTTCCTGCGACTCCAGGCTTCGAAGGCGTTGGTATTGTTGAGTCCAGTGGCGGCGGCTTGCGGGGTACTCTGTTTAAAGGGAAGCGGGTCATCGTGCTCAACCGGCAGACAGGGAACTGGGCAGAAAAAGTGGCTGTCTCCAGCCAGTTTGTGATTCCGGTTTCTTCTAAACTCTCCATGGAAGAAGCGGCAACGTTTTTTGTGAATCCTGCAACTGCATATCTTCTGGTAAAGCAGCTATTGCGAATTCAAAAAAAACAGTGGCTGTTGCAGACAGCAGCCGCTTCGTCTGTTGGTAAAATGATTATCCGCCTGGGAAATCATTACGGTTTTCCCACGTTAAATGTTGTCAGGCGTCATGAGCAGGCTGATCAGCTCAAGCAGATCGGAGCCAAACACGTGATCGTATTTAACGCGGAACATGATAATGAACGGATCTTGATTGATCAGATCCGGAAGACGATTGGCAGTTCCCCGTTACAGTATGTCATTGATCCGGTTGGGGGCAAGACAGCTTCTTCCATTGTCAAAGTACTGGGAGAACGGGCGCGGTTAATTCTCTATGGGTCACTGGAGAACGCACCATTAGAGTTTTTGTCACGAGAACTGATTCGAAGTGGTGCCAGTATTGAAGGTTTCTGGCTGGCAAGAGAGATGGAAGCGATGTCATTGCCTGCAAAGATAAAACTGATTTCGACACTAACGCGTTTGATTCGTAGCGGAATTCTGTCAACAGAAGTCGGGGCGATGTTTCCTCTGGATCAGTTTGCCCAGGCAGTTACCGAGGCAGAGAGAAAAGGCAGATCAGGAAAGGTGTTGTTGTCTTTTCAACAGGATGCATAA
- a CDS encoding proton-conducting transporter transmembrane domain-containing protein — translation MFKDLYTLILSFELVCYLISILALSWIRAKQKQTEALLRLKSSLPLIVILFSGAVLLSASVGSSDLESIHRALKRNQPEPGLILNQSMSALGVVVIVAGIVFRVVTISVQIRLGDSLKALPYWLMTLSAITSVLAGALFLVLFIDSIAVFNVSYIEQVLFFLALIVLSATAGLLLVESELKMVLVLFVLQIAGVFLAQLSAVCWKWRHESSGADSSSILDVMKESAPEFLFAYLALLGLACLLDSVGGQRSGLRYSEQIQGLISDQRILGCAAILLLVVLMGIPGFSVFQLKWQTMQALFEIHQGTSTETMAVVHAGYVGLSVMLAISSAIVTFLCGKMVMQICFTKPLARYRNITDKNMAFACYCCVIGLLLFNLGRIVSM, via the coding sequence ATGTTCAAAGATCTCTATACCCTGATTCTCAGCTTTGAACTTGTTTGTTATTTGATTTCGATACTGGCACTCAGCTGGATTCGAGCTAAACAGAAACAGACAGAAGCACTATTACGTTTGAAATCGTCACTGCCGTTGATCGTCATACTTTTTTCTGGCGCTGTATTATTATCTGCGTCTGTCGGTTCAAGCGATCTGGAATCCATTCATCGTGCTTTGAAACGGAACCAGCCAGAACCGGGACTGATCTTGAATCAGTCCATGTCCGCGCTAGGGGTGGTGGTTATCGTGGCTGGTATTGTATTTCGAGTGGTCACGATTTCTGTTCAGATCCGACTTGGAGATTCTCTGAAGGCATTGCCTTACTGGTTGATGACCTTGTCAGCGATAACTTCTGTTCTCGCTGGAGCACTTTTTTTAGTTCTGTTTATCGACTCTATCGCCGTATTCAATGTATCGTATATCGAACAGGTTTTGTTTTTCCTGGCTTTGATTGTGCTTTCTGCGACAGCCGGACTCTTATTGGTAGAGTCCGAATTGAAAATGGTTCTGGTATTGTTCGTGTTGCAAATTGCGGGAGTATTTTTAGCACAGCTCTCAGCCGTCTGCTGGAAATGGCGACATGAGTCATCAGGCGCCGATTCAAGTTCGATTCTGGATGTGATGAAAGAGAGCGCGCCGGAGTTTCTGTTTGCTTATCTGGCACTCCTGGGATTAGCCTGTCTGCTGGACAGCGTGGGAGGGCAGCGATCAGGGCTCAGATATTCGGAACAGATACAGGGACTGATTTCTGATCAACGAATTCTGGGATGTGCAGCAATTCTCTTGCTGGTGGTTCTGATGGGAATTCCGGGCTTTTCGGTATTTCAATTGAAGTGGCAGACAATGCAGGCGCTTTTTGAAATTCATCAGGGGACATCAACAGAGACAATGGCTGTTGTGCATGCAGGATATGTCGGGTTATCTGTTATGCTGGCAATTTCGTCTGCAATCGTCACTTTCCTCTGCGGAAAAATGGTCATGCAGATTTGTTTTACTAAACCACTGGCGCGATACCGGAACATCACAGACAAGAACATGGCATTTGCCTGTTACTGCTGCGTGATCGGCTTATTGCTTTTCAATCTTGGACGAATTGTAAGTATGTGA
- a CDS encoding NAD(P)/FAD-dependent oxidoreductase: MSLKVTNIRLPVEVPEQELAIHIAQTLGIPTADVQSFRIIRKSLDARSRHDLRFVYSAEVQVPDESGILRNFREDSSVQAYSEVAFLDPEFGTQPLDERPVVVGSGPAGLLAGYFLALKGYRPVIIERGFPVKERVPEIRRFDKGADFQRENNYLFGEGGAGCFSDGKLTCRLSGPDVQWVLERFVDCGARPSIVYEHRPHLGSNKLPMICRNFRRKIDALGGEFRFECRLEGVDVGNGQVQGVMTSSGYLKTSQVILGIGHSARDTYQMLYELGVPMFRKAFQLGLRIEQPQEQVNSHKYGRDEYLSLLGAADYTMITKGKRDLYTFCMCAGGIVMPSISEPNMFCTNGMSNSRHDTGFANSGIMTTIYPEEFGSEHPLAGVELQRKYEAIAFELGEKNYYCPIQRPADFLNNRKTDSGFQYQGTYQRGVVASNLNQVLPPVVISQIQNGLPIMNQKWQGAFLENAVLVGPEMRGSSPIRIDRDRQTYQTPGFRGLYPVGEGAGYAGGIVSAAVDGLLSAKKLVEEFSPLGAATV, from the coding sequence ATGTCACTCAAAGTTACTAATATTCGCTTACCGGTCGAGGTTCCTGAACAGGAACTGGCAATTCATATTGCGCAAACACTGGGGATTCCGACCGCAGACGTACAGAGTTTTCGAATCATCAGGAAAAGTCTGGATGCCCGATCGCGCCACGACTTACGTTTTGTTTATTCGGCAGAGGTCCAGGTTCCCGATGAATCAGGAATCCTGAGGAACTTTCGCGAAGATTCCTCAGTTCAAGCATATTCAGAAGTTGCGTTTCTGGATCCTGAGTTCGGTACTCAACCACTTGATGAACGCCCTGTCGTTGTTGGTTCAGGACCTGCCGGGTTGTTGGCCGGGTATTTTCTGGCACTCAAAGGCTACCGTCCTGTAATTATAGAACGGGGCTTTCCCGTCAAAGAACGTGTTCCCGAGATCCGACGCTTTGATAAAGGAGCAGATTTTCAAAGAGAAAATAACTACCTGTTTGGTGAAGGTGGCGCCGGCTGTTTCAGTGACGGTAAACTGACTTGTCGATTGAGCGGACCTGATGTGCAGTGGGTTCTGGAACGGTTTGTCGATTGTGGCGCACGGCCTTCAATCGTGTATGAGCATCGTCCTCATTTAGGGAGTAATAAGCTTCCGATGATCTGCCGAAATTTTCGGCGGAAGATTGATGCATTAGGTGGGGAATTCCGATTCGAATGCCGCCTGGAGGGTGTTGATGTTGGTAACGGACAGGTGCAAGGCGTCATGACGTCTTCCGGATATCTCAAAACATCTCAAGTGATTCTGGGAATTGGTCATAGTGCCCGTGATACGTATCAGATGCTTTACGAACTGGGGGTTCCCATGTTTCGTAAGGCGTTTCAGCTGGGGTTGAGAATCGAACAACCTCAAGAGCAGGTAAACAGTCACAAATACGGCCGTGATGAATACCTTTCACTGCTGGGCGCTGCAGATTATACGATGATCACTAAAGGCAAACGCGATCTTTATACCTTCTGTATGTGTGCCGGGGGGATTGTGATGCCCAGTATCTCGGAACCGAATATGTTCTGCACGAATGGCATGAGCAATTCCCGGCATGATACCGGATTTGCGAATAGTGGCATTATGACGACGATCTATCCCGAGGAATTTGGAAGTGAGCATCCTCTGGCGGGAGTCGAACTTCAACGAAAGTACGAAGCAATTGCGTTCGAGTTAGGTGAGAAAAATTATTACTGCCCCATTCAGCGTCCTGCTGATTTTCTGAACAACCGAAAAACCGATTCAGGATTTCAATATCAGGGGACATATCAGCGTGGTGTTGTCGCTTCAAACCTCAATCAGGTCCTGCCACCGGTCGTGATTTCACAGATACAAAACGGCTTACCGATAATGAATCAGAAATGGCAGGGGGCATTTTTAGAAAATGCCGTTTTAGTTGGTCCTGAAATGCGTGGCAGTTCTCCAATCCGCATTGATCGCGACCGGCAAACCTATCAGACTCCAGGTTTTCGCGGTTTATATCCTGTCGGCGAGGGAGCAGGCTATGCGGGCGGGATTGTATCAGCGGCCGTTGATGGTCTGCTCAGCGCTAAAAAGCTGGTGGAGGAATTTTCACCGCTGGGGGCTGCGACAGTTTAA
- a CDS encoding lysophospholipid acyltransferase family protein, with protein sequence MVVFIIRMIFKTTRLEFVGDSLERCPFADTGAERFLYSVWHDSVIPPLFCAVEHNSVALISQHRDADTIEAMLKAAGMGAIRGSTTRGGASAIKKLITLAEGKHVVITPDGPRGPHHKMKSGIVFLASHSGRPVIPNAFSASSFWKFQGSWTSIWIPKPFSTVYYLVGEPIYVPEEISREEMNSYTDLVQEKMEELEQQLAQIVSGKPVPETIPFRKAA encoded by the coding sequence ATGGTTGTATTTATCATCCGGATGATATTTAAGACAACGCGTCTTGAATTTGTCGGAGACAGTCTAGAACGTTGTCCATTTGCTGATACCGGTGCTGAGCGTTTTTTATATAGTGTCTGGCATGATTCAGTCATCCCTCCTCTTTTTTGTGCGGTCGAACATAACAGTGTGGCATTGATCAGTCAGCATCGAGACGCTGACACAATCGAAGCGATGTTGAAGGCCGCCGGAATGGGAGCCATTCGTGGTTCCACGACTCGAGGAGGGGCCAGTGCGATCAAAAAGCTGATTACGCTGGCGGAGGGTAAGCACGTCGTCATTACTCCGGACGGTCCACGAGGTCCCCATCATAAAATGAAGTCAGGTATTGTTTTCCTTGCATCACATTCTGGAAGGCCAGTCATTCCAAATGCTTTTTCGGCATCCAGCTTCTGGAAATTTCAAGGCAGCTGGACGAGCATCTGGATTCCGAAGCCATTTTCGACAGTCTACTATCTGGTAGGGGAACCGATCTATGTTCCAGAAGAGATCTCCCGCGAAGAGATGAATTCCTACACAGATTTAGTCCAGGAGAAAATGGAAGAACTGGAACAACAGCTTGCTCAAATTGTTTCCGGAAAGCCAGTTCCCGAAACCATTCCTTTCCGAAAAGCGGCCTGA